The Thermoleophilia bacterium sequence AGCCGCACGACTTCAGCGGCCGCAACCGCGCAATCATCGACCAGACTGCCTGCCGCGCCTGCGGTCGCTGTGCCGACATGTGCCGCTTCGACGCCGTCTCGGTGCGTGACGGGCAGTACGTCATCAACCCGCTGGCCTGCGAGGGCTGCGAATTCTGCCGCAGAGAGTGCCCCTGGAACGCCATACACATGGAGCCCGTGGTCAACGGCACCTGGATGGTCTCGGAGACGAGCTTCGGACCGCTGGTGCACGCGCGACTCGGGATCGCGGAGGACAACTCCGGCAAGCTGGTGACACTGGTACGCCAGCAGGCGCAGGAGGTAGCCGAGCAGCGCGACCTCCCGCTTGTGATCGTCGACGGCGCGCCCGGCATCGGCTGTCCGGTGATCGCGTCGCTCACCGGCGCCGACGTGGTACTCGCCGTCACCGAGCCCACCGTCTCCGGCCGTCACGACTTGGCACGCGTGCTCGAGGTCGTGCGGCGCTTCAAGCTGCCCTTCGGCGTCTGCGTCAACAAGGCAGACCTCAACCCGGAGATCAGCGAGCACATCGTCGCCGAGGCGGTGGAGCGCGGCGCACTGTTCGTGGCGCACGTCGGCTACGACGCTGCCGTTACACGGGCGCAGGTGGCCGGGCTCGACTTGGTGACCTACGGCGGCACCGCCGTGCAGGAGATCCGCATGCTCTGGGACTCGGTCGCCGCCGCACTGAACACCTCGCGGCGAAAGGCGGTCGACACGTGACGCCGCAGAACACGCACGACGAGGCTTGCCTCGCAGCTTGCCTCGCACCGTGCTGCACGAGGACACCGCGTTCTTGGCGGCGTCCGCAACAAGAGAGGAGCCATCATAGTGAAGATCATCATCAGCGCTCAGGGAAACGATATCGACTCCCTGACTGATCCCAGATTCGGACGCTGTCGCTACCTCATCGCCGTCGAGACGACCAGCGGCGAGTGGCACGCGCACGACAACCAAGACAACGCGGCCGCGAGCGGTGGCGCCGGAGTGGAAGCCAGCAATCGCGTCGTATCGCTGGGCGCGGCGGCTGTGATTACCGGGAATCTCGGTCCGAATGCGGCACGCGTACTGGACGCGGCGCACATCGCCGTCTATCGCGCCGAGAACGGCGCCACGGTGCGCGAGGCTGTGGCCGCGTTTGCCGCCGACGGCCTGGAGAGAATCGACGCGCCCACCGTCCAGGGACACTGGATGTGATGGCCATGATCGCGAACAGACAAGGCGGCGGCCGCGGTCAGTACCAGCGCCAGAGACGCAGAGACGGCTCGGGACCCAACTGCGGCGGCCGCGGCGCGCGGCGTTGCGGCGGAAGCCGGCAGGAACAGGCCGGAGCTCCGCGCGCGGCCACGAGTACCCTCATTGCCGCAGGTACCTACCTCATCCACGACGTGCGCGACGCCGACGGTCTGGTGCGGCCGCTGCTGCGCCGGGCCGCACTCTCCCTCGTCACCTGCCCCTACTACTCGGCGCGGCGCCTCGCCGGCGCGTACTTGCGACTCGATCCACCGCCGCCGGCGCCGCTGCCGCCGGCGACAGTAGAGTCACACCGGCTGTCGGCAGCTCACGATGCCCCCGCGCTGCCGACGCGCGTCGCGGGCGCCGAGCCCAACGACGCGCTGCTACAATGATGATTGAGCATATGCCAACAAGGAGATAATCCCCGCATGCCTCGCCCACCCATCGCACGTACCGTCGGCGGAGTCCCCAGACACACGCTCTTCAAGCCCGCGGGCATCCCGGCCCGTGAGCTCGAACACTTGGCGCTGGCAGTCGACGAGCTGGAGGCGATCCGTCTCGTCGACTTCGAAGGCCTCAGCCATGAGCAGGCGGCCGTCGCCATGGGCGTCTCCCGCCAGACGATCGGCCGCGTCCTCGAGCACGGGCGCGCTCAGGTGGCCGAGGCACTCGTGACGGGCAAGGCAATCCTCATCGGCGGCGGTCAATATCGAGTCGAGGCGCGGGTGCTCTGTTGCGCCTCGTGCGGAGCCGCGTGGACAGAGGCGCCCGACGGGCCGCCGCCGGACGCCTGCCCAGATTGCGGCGCGCCGACGGTCAGCACCTGCTGGCATGAGGGACGGCACGAAGGACGGCGCGGCAACACATGGCGCGGCGGACGCTGCCGGGGCCGCGCCACCACCTACGCAGACGCGAATAACCAGAGAACGGAGTGACTTCACACATGAGCGAAACGAACGCATCCAAGAAACGCGTGGCAGTCCCGTCGGAAGCGCCTGGCGGTCTCGACGCGAGAAGGTCGGGCCACTTCGGACGTTGCGACTGTTTCACGGTCGTCGAGGTCGAGAACGGCAACCTGGGAGCTGTGGAAGTGGTCGTCAATCCACCGCATCATGAGGGTGGGTGCATGCGTCCGGTGGTGCTCCTGGCCGAGAACACCGTCGACGCAATCGTCGTGGACGGAATCGGCGGTCGGCCTCTGCTAGGCTTCAATCAGGTCGGCATCGCCGTGCACGCAGGCACCGGCACAGACGTACAGACCGCGGTGAGAGCGTATGCGCAGGGATCGCTGCCCGAGGTCGGACTCGAGGGTGCGTGTCGCCACTAGGCAGATCGGGCAAACCGGCAGCGACAGCGTGACCACGAAAACCGCAGCAGGCAAGGAGTCAACATGACATCCGTCGAGACGATCCAGAGGGAGCGCGGCATCATCGGTCGCAATCGCGAGCTGCGGCGCGCGTTGGCTGTACTCAACTCCGGACGCCATCTCCTTCTCGAGGGGCCGGTCGGTGTCGGCAAGACTCGTGTCGCGCTCGCCGTCTGCGCCCACCTGCAACGCGGCGTCGAGCGCGTAGACGGCGACGACCGGTACTCGGAGAGCAAGCTCACGGGCTGGTTCGACCCGCCCGTGGTCCTCAAGCAGGGATACAGCGAGGAGTCGTTCTTCGCCGGCCCGCTGGTCAACGCCATGCGCCAAGGCAAGATCCTCTTCATCAACGAGCTCAACCGCATGCCGGAGACAGTCCAGAACGTGCTCCTGCCGGCACTGGACGAGCACATCCTGCAAGTGCCGCACATCGGCGAAGTACGCGCCGCCCCCGGATTCCAGGTTGTTGCCACCCAGAACCCCGTAGAGTACATCGCCACCGGTCACCTCTCGGAGGCCCTGCGCGACCGCTTCGAGCACCTGCGCCTCGACTACCAGTCGGCCACTGAAGAGGAAGCGATCGTGTGCGCCGAGACGGACTGCGACAACCTCGACCTCATCCGCACCGCCGTGCGCCTGGCGCGGGCAACGCGCCGCCATCCGCTCTTCCGCCGCGGCGCCTCGGTGCGCGCGCCCATGGCCACCGTGATGGTTGCCGAGGAGCTGCGCAAGGCCGACGGTCGCCCGGCCGGCCAGATCGATCGGGCGACTCTCTGGTGCGCCGCCGAGGCCGGCTTCACCACCCGCGTGCACATGCGCGACGAGAGCAACATGGACTTCGCGACCGCGTTCGGCGAGGTCTTCGAGCTCGTCGTCGACCGCGGGCTCGACCCCGACGAGGCACTTACCCCGCCTGCCCCAAAAGCCTGAGCGCCCTGCGGGCGCTCGAGGAGACCTATCGCGATCTGGCGGCGCTGCCGCTCGAGCCAGATCTGCTGCACGAAGAGATGGACGACGACGAGTTCCTCGCCTTCATCGCCCGGCACACCGAGGGCAGCGAGGGCGTCGTCGACGCAGCGCCGCACTTCTACGCCGTGCGGCCGCGCGTAGAAGACGTGCTCGCGCAGGCGGCGAGCATCGTCGGCCCGTTGCGCGCGGCCACTACCACCGTGCGCGAGATCATGCGCGAGCCGTACATCGGCGAGCTCGACATCGACGCGACGCTCGAGAACATGGTCGGCAAGGAGTTCCCGGAGCGAGACGACTGGATCGTCCAGATCCGCGAGGAGCGTCGCCATCAGGTCGTCATGATGATGGATGCCTCGCTCTCCATGGCCGGCGAGAACCTCTCCGTAGCCGCGGTCGCGGTCGCCATCATGGCCTTCAAGATCAAACCTGAGGATCTCGCGGTGGTCGTCTTCGAGGACGAAGCGCGCGTCGTCACCCGCCTCGACGCAACCGACTCGCCGCAAGACGTGATCCGCAGCATGCTCGATCAGCCGGGGTTGGGCGTCACCGACATCGAAGCGGCGCTGCTCAAGGGGGCCAGAGAGATCACGCGGGCGCGAAACCCGCGCCGTAGCGGCCTACTGGTGACCGACGGCCGGCCCACAAAGGGGGCCGCCGATCCCTCCGACATCGCGTACCTCTTCCCTCACCTGCACGTCCTGCTCACCGAGGACAAATACATGGACGAGGAGCTCTGCCAGTCAATCGCCGCCGCCGGCAACGGTGAGGTGTTCCCGGTGCGTACGATTCAGGAACTGCCGCAGCGCATGCTCGACGTGGCCAACGGCGTGCTGCGATAGATCAGGAGCAGAGGAGCGGGCGCCGGTTCAATGCGAGGCGGCGCCCGCTCCGCGTTTGAAGCTGAAGCCGAAGCCAGGTGCCTGCGTGAGCGGCTCCAGCGGGCTCCGCGGCACGCCTGCATGCGCCTCGCCGTGGTAGTCGATGGGCGCAACATCGTTAGGCCCATAGGGATACAGCAGGCTGGCGAGCGCCTGGATCTGCGCCCTTCCCACGCCGAGCTCGAACTGGCCACCGCCGTAGAGCACGATGCCTTCGGCGAGGGCGCGATCGACGCAGTCGAGGAGCGCCGAGAGCGAGCCGAAGCGTGACGGCTTGATGTTGAGAAAGCGCGGATGTTCGGGCAACGCCTCCACATCCGCCCAGGAGTGGATGGGCGCGTCGAAACTGAAGCGCGCCTCTTCCCCGTCAAGCGCCGCGCGCGCCGGCCCCTCAAGGGCCGGATCCTCGAGAATGGCGTCGGGGAAGGCCGCCGCCACCGCCCGGTACTGCGCCGCATCCGGCGGATTGTCGACCGGCGAGCCGTGATAGAAGGCCTTGAAATCGAGCACCCGCACTCTGCCCGTCGCAGCCACGCGCGCGATGGTCCCTCCATCCCATTCGGGCGTGGGATCGAGCTTGAACTCGAGCTCCGGGTTCACCGCCAGCCAAGGCATGACGTCGAGCCGCGTGGAGACGGCAAAGCGAACGGGATGGTAGTCGTGGTCAAGCGCCGCGCCAAACGACTTGCCCTGCTGCCGCAGGGCAAGGTCCAGCGCGGCGCTCTCGAACGCCCAGCGCCGGTAGTTGCGATACGTGTCCGACTCCGGTGGCCTGTCGGGGAACAGGTCCAGGCCGCCGATCAACTGTGAGAAGCCGTCGAGCGTCGTCTGGCCGCGCAACGGCAGCGCCAGCGGATAGGGATCGTGATCCGCGGCCGCGTAGGTCACGTCTTCGCCGCGGCCCTCGTGCCCGCTACCGCGCAGCACGACAACCGTCGTCACGCGGCGAAAACCGCTCGAGACGTCGCGCTCCAGCCGCTCGCAGCCGTAGTCCTCTACCGTCAGAGGCAAGCCCGCGATGCGCGCGTATGGACCCTCGTCTACCCGCACTTGACCGATGTGAGTGTTGTCGCGCGCGTCCACGCCTCCGTCCTCTCTGACCTCGCGTCGCCCTGCGCCTTCGCCCGTGCCCACGCCCCAAACCCTACTCAGGCACTCGTGACGAGTGATGTTCGATGATGCGCCAGCCGTCCGCGCTCTGGCGATAGACGTACGTGAAGCGCGCCGCGACCACCGATCCGTCGGCAAAGGCGAATGTGTAGCGCCCCGAGCTGACGGCCAAGTCACCGAAGACGCGCACGTTGGCCTCGTCGATCACGCCGCGCGGACCCCCGGCGACGACCTGTTCGAAGTAGTCGCGGATCTCGGCGTGGTTGCGGCGCACCCGGCTGGAGACCGTCGGCAGAAGGATGGCGTCGCTTGCGTACAGCTCCGTGACCTTGCCGGCGTCGCCGGCCTGCAGCGCCGCGATCCAGGCTTCGAGCAACGCCAGAATCTCGCTCTCGGAGCCCACTCACACCTCCCTCGCCGCCGCCTCGCCGCCGCAACACTGACAGAAAGCCCATCGCCACGCCACTAGCGCCGGCAGATTGCGGAAACCTGCGACGCGAAAAGGCCGCGGACACCGGTCGCGCCGGTTCACGGAGGTCGTCGGCGTGGCATGTCGCTGCTTGGTCAAGACGGCAGAAGTGCTGGTGAGGCGGATGAATCGAGGCGAACGATACTGAACCGGAGACCGCACGGCGGCAGCCCCCTCAAAACGGTCACCTAGTTCCCCTACCCCATCCAGCAGACGAACGTCTTCAACTTCCCCAAGTACTCGACCAAGGCTACGGTCTTCGCCAAGGCACGGAGTCAACTAGTGGAGAGCATCGAGAAGGCGCAATAGTGGACAGGGCAGCGCAGGCCAAGGAGAATGGTCGCAACGAAACTGGGTCGTCTCGGAGGTCGTGAAATGCGCAAGCGCTTATGGGTTCTGGCATTCGTCGTCGCACTGGCACTGACTGTGGTGGGCTGCGGCAGCTCCGATGAACCTGTCAGCGAGGCAACACCGTCCGACACGACAGCCGCGTCAGCATCGCCGGACGCAAGCCCCGCGACCGCGAGCTGGACGACCGTCACGACACTCAAGTCGAGCGACCCGCAGAAGATCGAAGGCATACTCATCAGCGAGCCTTTCGAGGTTCACGGAACCGCCAAGCTGAAGCTCGACATGCCGGACGGCGGCAGGCTCGACGGCGTCATCGGGGTCATCATCCCGTCGGACAAGGCTACCGATTCCAGCACCATCCTCAAAGCAATCACGGACGGGGTGTCCGTTACCTTGATGCCGTCAGCGGCAACCCAGGAGATCCCAGACCTGGACGGCACCTACGTTCTCGTGGACTCCGTGCCGACTGACAAGACGTGGTCGGTCAAGATCATGACGCAGAAGTGACGACGGTGACGTGGCCGTGTCGACCAGCGCAACCGCTGGCACCGCAGAGGGGATAGAACGAAACTGAGACCGGCCCATGGGCCGGTCTCAGCAATCGCACTCCACTGTGCGACGTTGCCGCCAGATCAGCGGCTAGCGACTGAGCCACTTGTGCAAAGACGCGTAGAACCCATCGTCGCCAGTATGGAAGTTGTAGCCAAAGCAGCCCAGCTCGTGCGGCTCAATTGGAATGCTGGGCACCATGATCGTCCATTCACCGTCCGCGACCCAGAACTCGTTGAGAGCGAAATCGCCGCCGACGAGCTCGGTCGGGACAACGCCGGTGAAGTCGAAGCTGAACACACCGTCGAGCGGGCTACTCGCGGGCACATAGCCGTAGTTCTGGATCGTGCCCCATACCTTCACGATAACCTTGGCCTTCACACGATCCCAGCCTTGGTTCATCTTCACGTCGCCGAGAGCACCGCTCCACTGGATGTTGCTGCCGTTGGGGTCTACGACGAGGCCGGTAACAGCCGGTTCGCTCGTCGCATCAAACGTGAAGGTTCCGTAGCCACCACTGCTGACCCAGCACATCGACCAGACATGGAGGCCATGTTCTGCGGCATTGTTGCTTGCCGGCGTCGCCAGCGCTGGAACAGACATCGCCAAGAGCATGACGGCGCTCACGACCAGAAGGCCAAAGTGTTTCCTATACCGTTTCATCACGACGCTCCTTCAGAGTGGACGTTCCAATTCGTGGAGCTTTCGCCATGCATCTTCACCCCCTCTGACCTCCTTGCTGCCCTTCCCGCCGACGACGACCCACAGGAGATTCTCGAGACGCAGACCGCAGACACGCGCACGCGTATCTGCGGTCCCACGGCGTCACTCCCCTCTCAGAGACGCTTGCCCTACGATGGAAGTCTGGACGCGGCACAGCAGGTTGACAATGTCCGAAGGGACAGGCCAACAGACAGTCTTCGCGACGATGGGACTGTCCCGCCGGACAGTGCTCGGCAGATCGAGAGGCCAACGCCCTCTGCCGCCGCTTCGAGAGCGACGCAACGATCGCCGCTGAGCCACAGATCGGACTCAGTGCACCGCTTCCCCCTCCTCGCCGGCGGATGTGAGACGAAAGCCCACACCGGGCTCCGTAAGGATGTAGCGCTCGTTCGTCCCGCCCTCGGCGAGCTTGCGGCGCAGGTGGCTGACGTGCACACGCAGCGCCTGGCGGTCTTCCCCCCACTCCGCTCCCCAGACGCGCTCCAGGATCATCCGCTGCGTTACGACGCAGTCGACGTTGCGCGCCAGGATGGCGAGGATGTCGAACTCGGTGGGCGTGAGAGCGACCTTCCGCCCGGCCACGGCCACCAGTCGCCGGCCGAGGTCGATGCTGAGATCGCGCACGCGCACGACCGGCGGCGGCGACGTCTGGCTCGCGGCGCGGCGCAGTAGCGCCCGCACACGAGCCAGCAGTTCGCCGGCCGAGAACGGCTTGGTGAGGTAGTCGTCGGCGCCCTCGTCCAGTGCCGTGATCTTGTCGACGTCGTCGGCCCGAACAGAGAGAATCAGGATCGGGCCTGAGTACCAAGCGCGGAGTTCCCGGCACACGTCGACTCCCGACATGTCCGGCAGCATCAAGTCGAGGATGACGAGGTCCGGCAACTTGTCGATCGCCGCGATCAGCGCCTCCTCCCCCGTCGTCGCCTCCGCGACGCTGTACTTGCGTGTCTTAAGGATTGAGCGCAGCGCACGGCGAATCTGCTCCTCGTCGTCGACCACCAGCACCGTGAGCGCCCGCTCGCGGATCGCGCTCTCTTCCGGAGATGTGGCGAGGTGATTCATGCACACCCGCTCGCGCCGTTGACGATTGGGAGTTCGACGACGAAACGCGCACCGTGCGGAGACACGTCCTCGACCCTGATCGTGCCGCTGTACTCAAGGACGATTTCGCGCGCGATCGCCAAACCAAGACCGGTACCGAACGGTCGCGAGACGCTTGTCTCCGCTCCCCGATAGAACTTCTCGAAGATGAGCTCCTTCTCACCGTCGCTCACCCCGCATCCTTGGTCCTCCACCCAGACGCGCACGGCGCCATTCCGCGAGCGAGCGCCGACGACGACTGGGGCATCACTGCCGTAGAAGAGGGCGTTCTCGAGCACGTTCTGGAGAACTCTGCTGACTTGGCCGAAGTCAACACATATCGGCGGCAGATCCGCAGGCAGGTCGAGCTGAACGCGACCGCGCAGATGAACCGGCAGCGCATCGAGACTGGAGAGCACGATCTCCTCAAGGTCGTTCCAGTCCTTGTTCGGCTTCCACGAGCGCGCCTCCAACCGTGACAGATCGAGAAGCGAGCTGATGCTGTGGTTGAGTCTGGTCACGTCGACGATGATTGCCCGCAACTCCTCCCTGACAGCCGCCTCCTGCCACTCCGTGTCGCCCTCGAGTAGATTGCTGATCGTCGCCGTGAGCGCCGCGAGCGGAGTCTTGAGCTCGTGCGACACAGAAGACAGGAGGGTCGACTTGAGCTCGTCCGCTTCACGCAAGGCGTTCGCCCGCGCCGCAGCGTCCAGCAGGTGCTGGCGCTCAAGGAAGGCCGCCGCAAGATTGGCGACAGACTGAAGCAGCCGGATCTCGGCCTCCGACAGCGTCTCTCGGTCGGCAGGCTCGACGGCCAACACGCCGTGTGATCGACCGGCGGTCTGCACCGGCAGGTAGATGCCGTGACTCGCAGTCTCCGACTCCCCCGTAATGGCCTCCGAAGGCAGCGTAAGCGGGCTGACGGCGTCGTGCACCCATGCCGCCGCCTTGAGCTGCGTTGGCCCCATCGGCCGACCATCCTCCGGCGAGACAGCCAATACCCGGCAACCGGCTCCGTCGTTGCCCACGAACAGCATCACCCGAGCGGTCCGCAGCAGTCGTGACACCTTGGACACGAGCGTGCGCCCCATGGTCTCGCTCGAGCTCTCCGAGACGAGCGACGTGCTCAGCTCAACCAGCAGGTCCGATTCACGTGCGTGGGCGACCGCCTTGGCTTCTCTCTCCCTCAGTCGCCCCGTCTGCAGTCCGACCACCAGCCCCACGATGAGCAGCGCACCGAGCGTGAGCCAGTCCTCGCTCGCCGTGACGCGCAGGCTGTGATAGGGGGGCAGAATGAAGTAGTACCAGGCAAGAAAGCAGAGAACCGCCGACAGGAGCGCGGGCCCAGCTCCGCCGGCCCGCGCAATCAGCGCGACCGTGAGCAGATACAGCAGCGCCCACTGACCCCTGTCCAGGTACGGCCGGCCGAGCACGAACAGCGCGGTCGCTGCAGCCACTGCCAGCACGGCGACGATGTACGGATGTGAGCGGACGACGGCCCGCAAGCGACGGCTCATGGGGCGATGATAACTCGCCCGACCGCCGCGTGAAGATGTGCGGCCGCAGACCTCGCAGTACAGCCGCCGTCACCGTCGGTTCTTCACGCTTTCTTAGCGCTCGCAGCGCCTACTTTCACGCCTGCTTCACGCGGCTCTCCCTAGCATGATCCCATCGGTAGGTTCGTCTTCGGAGAGGATTGCCATGACCAGTGCGCAGATTGTCCCGTTCTTGGAGAAGGTCAAGTTCCCCGCCGCAAAGGCTGAGATCAAGAAGCAGGTCAAGAAGGCCGGCGGGTCTGCGGATGTTCTGCAGACGCTCGACAAGCTCGAGTTCAAGTGCTACATGCGCCAGAGCGAGGTCGTCGCCGCTCTCGATCTCGCCTGACTCGAACAAACGGACCGCGGGCCCCGGAACGCACGCGACGGCAACGTCGCCAATCCGGTGACACACTGGCGCGCCAAAGCGCCCGCGTAGTCCGCAGATAGTATTCGCAGCTTCGACCATCGGGGCCATTCCTTCACTTCTGAGAACAGCAGTGAAGGAATGGCCCCTACGTCTGCCGCCAAGGTACCCCCAACTGTCACTCGATCGCCAGCGCGCGAGAACCGAGCAGTCCGCCGCAACCCAAAGGCAATCATCATGACAGCAGCTAGTACGGAGAAGATCGTAGGGCGGCATCAAGACTCCGAGGCAGGAGCCGATAGAGAGCGAGAGAGAAACGGACCTGCAGAAGTATGCGAGGCGCATTACAGGTCGAATCGGTCCGCGGAGGAGTGCCGTGCGAATAACGCGCAAGGTATTTACCGATCTCGCCATCTGGCAGGTCGTCCTAGGTCTAGTGATCGGCGCGGTCTTCCCCTTCTTCGTGATGGGTTTGGGAGTGCCGAGGAGTTACGCGCTGACATCGCAGTTCATCATCAGCTGCCTGCTTGCCGGGGTCACCGCCGGACTCGCCAACCAGTTCATATCGCATCGCGTCGTGGCCACCCGCCTGAAGCGACTGGTCGACAGCGTCGAGCGCGTACTCAGCGG is a genomic window containing:
- a CDS encoding ATP-binding protein translates to MSAVRQLVVISGKGGTGKTSVVGAFAALADGAVLADCDVDAANLHLILEPRLGEPHDFSGRNRAIIDQTACRACGRCADMCRFDAVSVRDGQYVINPLACEGCEFCRRECPWNAIHMEPVVNGTWMVSETSFGPLVHARLGIAEDNSGKLVTLVRQQAQEVAEQRDLPLVIVDGAPGIGCPVIASLTGADVVLAVTEPTVSGRHDLARVLEVVRRFKLPFGVCVNKADLNPEISEHIVAEAVERGALFVAHVGYDAAVTRAQVAGLDLVTYGGTAVQEIRMLWDSVAAALNTSRRKAVDT
- a CDS encoding NifB/NifX family molybdenum-iron cluster-binding protein — its product is MKIIISAQGNDIDSLTDPRFGRCRYLIAVETTSGEWHAHDNQDNAAASGGAGVEASNRVVSLGAAAVITGNLGPNAARVLDAAHIAVYRAENGATVREAVAAFAADGLERIDAPTVQGHWM
- a CDS encoding DUF134 domain-containing protein, with protein sequence MPRPPIARTVGGVPRHTLFKPAGIPARELEHLALAVDELEAIRLVDFEGLSHEQAAVAMGVSRQTIGRVLEHGRAQVAEALVTGKAILIGGGQYRVEARVLCCASCGAAWTEAPDGPPPDACPDCGAPTVSTCWHEGRHEGRRGNTWRGGRCRGRATTYADANNQRTE
- a CDS encoding NifB/NifX family molybdenum-iron cluster-binding protein, with amino-acid sequence MSETNASKKRVAVPSEAPGGLDARRSGHFGRCDCFTVVEVENGNLGAVEVVVNPPHHEGGCMRPVVLLAENTVDAIVVDGIGGRPLLGFNQVGIAVHAGTGTDVQTAVRAYAQGSLPEVGLEGACRH
- a CDS encoding MoxR family ATPase, giving the protein MTSVETIQRERGIIGRNRELRRALAVLNSGRHLLLEGPVGVGKTRVALAVCAHLQRGVERVDGDDRYSESKLTGWFDPPVVLKQGYSEESFFAGPLVNAMRQGKILFINELNRMPETVQNVLLPALDEHILQVPHIGEVRAAPGFQVVATQNPVEYIATGHLSEALRDRFEHLRLDYQSATEEEAIVCAETDCDNLDLIRTAVRLARATRRHPLFRRGASVRAPMATVMVAEELRKADGRPAGQIDRATLWCAAEAGFTTRVHMRDESNMDFATAFGEVFELVVDRGLDPDEALTPPAPKA
- a CDS encoding VWA domain-containing protein, whose amino-acid sequence is MDDDEFLAFIARHTEGSEGVVDAAPHFYAVRPRVEDVLAQAASIVGPLRAATTTVREIMREPYIGELDIDATLENMVGKEFPERDDWIVQIREERRHQVVMMMDASLSMAGENLSVAAVAVAIMAFKIKPEDLAVVVFEDEARVVTRLDATDSPQDVIRSMLDQPGLGVTDIEAALLKGAREITRARNPRRSGLLVTDGRPTKGAADPSDIAYLFPHLHVLLTEDKYMDEELCQSIAAAGNGEVFPVRTIQELPQRMLDVANGVLR
- a CDS encoding SgcJ/EcaC family oxidoreductase, which codes for MGSESEILALLEAWIAALQAGDAGKVTELYASDAILLPTVSSRVRRNHAEIRDYFEQVVAGGPRGVIDEANVRVFGDLAVSSGRYTFAFADGSVVAARFTYVYRQSADGWRIIEHHSSRVPE
- a CDS encoding response regulator transcription factor, with the translated sequence MNHLATSPEESAIRERALTVLVVDDEEQIRRALRSILKTRKYSVAEATTGEEALIAAIDKLPDLVILDLMLPDMSGVDVCRELRAWYSGPILILSVRADDVDKITALDEGADDYLTKPFSAGELLARVRALLRRAASQTSPPPVVRVRDLSIDLGRRLVAVAGRKVALTPTEFDILAILARNVDCVVTQRMILERVWGAEWGEDRQALRVHVSHLRRKLAEGGTNERYILTEPGVGFRLTSAGEEGEAVH
- a CDS encoding DUF4118 domain-containing protein, giving the protein MSRRLRAVVRSHPYIVAVLAVAAATALFVLGRPYLDRGQWALLYLLTVALIARAGGAGPALLSAVLCFLAWYYFILPPYHSLRVTASEDWLTLGALLIVGLVVGLQTGRLREREAKAVAHARESDLLVELSTSLVSESSSETMGRTLVSKVSRLLRTARVMLFVGNDGAGCRVLAVSPEDGRPMGPTQLKAAAWVHDAVSPLTLPSEAITGESETASHGIYLPVQTAGRSHGVLAVEPADRETLSEAEIRLLQSVANLAAAFLERQHLLDAAARANALREADELKSTLLSSVSHELKTPLAALTATISNLLEGDTEWQEAAVREELRAIIVDVTRLNHSISSLLDLSRLEARSWKPNKDWNDLEEIVLSSLDALPVHLRGRVQLDLPADLPPICVDFGQVSRVLQNVLENALFYGSDAPVVVGARSRNGAVRVWVEDQGCGVSDGEKELIFEKFYRGAETSVSRPFGTGLGLAIAREIVLEYSGTIRVEDVSPHGARFVVELPIVNGASGCA
- a CDS encoding DUF2795 domain-containing protein; the protein is MTSAQIVPFLEKVKFPAAKAEIKKQVKKAGGSADVLQTLDKLEFKCYMRQSEVVAALDLA